DNA from Mobula hypostoma chromosome 4, sMobHyp1.1, whole genome shotgun sequence:
GACTAAAAGGGCTACAGGATACAAATAATGATTTCAAGCAGATTGTGCTCCTACCTTGGGTTTATGCAGTGAGTCTTAAAGCATGAGGGTGGCAAGGATGTGGAGTTTTCTCCAATGGAACGCACCAGCAAGGCATGTCTTTCAGGGGAAAATAAAGAAGAAATGGATAAAGGTTACGcaaagcagaaatagaaaactggTAGGAGGCTTGATTGCTTAGGGTAACTGTTTATGCTAAATAGCCAGATTCTGTTGTGTGTACTTTCTGCAATTCATTCTATTTATTCCCCTTGCCAGTAATAAAGGCGCTAGTTAAAGGTGTTGGTATTGCGTTTTATGAGACTTAGCAGAGAAATGCTCAACACCTTCCTATTAAGAAGTACCTCACCGTAAAAGATGATTTGCTTCCTCTCCCGTTCTATGGCTTCTGAGGTGGGGTGTTAAGGATACAGTGGGAGCGTCGACATATGCCACAGCAGGGAAAGGAAGTGTTTGATAAGTCAGATGATGTGCTCCTTCCATCATTTTCACCACAGTGTTCCGTGCCTTTCCACTTATTACTCCGCTCTGAGTGGTCACAGGCCCGGGATTCCCACGTTCGTTACACTTTTTCAAAGAGGCTTTGACAATATTCTGTATGCATTCTCTGTGCTCCTAAAAAGTATGCGTTGATGAAGCTCAGAGTAAAATGCATATTTGACAATCTAGCATCAGGCATACAGAGCATATGATCTGCTTGTTGGAAGTTGTTGAGTGTTGTTAGAGCCCTGATGGTGCGTATATTGGCCTGGTTTGCTTACACTGTCAGTAATCAGTTACCCAAGCCTTGCATTAATCTTCTAGACATTCTCATCAGGGTGGTCTCTCATCACGTGGAGAGTCCCTTCATTGGTGTCAATTGCAGCAGATGTCAGGGCAGTCTGGATATCAAACGTCcaagtcaaagttcaaattaaacttattattaaagcatgtatcaccataaataagtaaataaataatgctgagaacatgaattgtagagtccttgaaagtgagttcataggttgtgggatcggTTCAGATATTGTGGATATTCTGCGGTTCCTTTTGGATGGGACCCATCAGGTTGTCTGTGAGATCCTACTTGCGAAGAGCTTTCTTTGCTGAGTCATTAAGACCTTCATATTTATTGCAGCAACATTTCTATTGCCTTACTGGACAGGTCCATGGAGGGGAGAGAAACGCTATAGTTATTTAACATTTATAGATAACCACAAGCAATTGTTCAGCTTCTTTATTGCAATTTGATTTTGATGTTCTCAAGAACCAGTAAGAGACAGCTGTTTAGTGTTGGACTCTAGATTCACATTAGCATGGGGTGTGGAGACAAATTTTCTTCCTTCAAACATTatcatagagcttagaaaaatagagggctaggtggtagggaaactctaggtagtctctagagtaagttacatggtcagcacaacattgtgggctaaagggcctgtattgttctgtagatttctatgttcaataTTCTATTATCAACCACTTGTTGTTTGGCAACATAGTAGCTTTCTGAACCATTTCTGTTTTCCAGTGAGGATTTTTTGGAATTGAAGGTGTAAGCAATGGGAGTAACTTCTTCCTatcattatattttaaaatgaaaacagagAACAGCCTGAGAGCAGAAAGAGGAGACAAATAGATGTCACCCAGCTACCATCAACCGTCTGATGGAATTGAACAGGCAGAGTGTGAACTGGTGGGTTTTTTTAACTGAATATGTATTGAATATTACCTTGCAGGAGTGTCAGATGCTGAATATTGCTTTCCATCTGCTGACTGGttttcctaaagatgtgctgCCGGCGTTTGTCAAAGAACACAACATCGGTGCAGTGGTTGTAGACTTCTCACCATTACGCCTCTCTCTGCAGTGGATCGAGGAAGTGAAAAATAAATTACCAAAAGATCTGCTATTTGTCCAGGTACGTGTTGAATGTGTTggggttcaacccagaaaagtgtgctgtaatgttttagtATTACCTGCCTTTCATTTGAGTGTTTATCATGTTCTGAAAAATGCCCTAAAATGAAAGTTATGTTCTCTTGTATAATCCTCCAGTCATTTTTCTACAacatttctgctgccttcttgagcattTTACTCCAGCTGTTCACCAACATGTGCTTAAATAGTTAAACTGACCTTTTTGTGTAGCAcgcacaaagttctggaggaactcggcaagtcgggataagaaggtgggaggagggggaagagtacaagccggcaggtgataagtgtaaccagatgagggggaaggtggggagggacGATGACGTGAGAAGTTGGTAACggaagtggaagaggtaaagggctgaagaagaaggaatctaatatgaGATGGCAGAGGATcatgaaagaaaggggaaggaggaagggaaccagagggaagtgatgggcatgtgaggagaggagaaggggtcaGGGGGTAACCAAAATGGGGAAAGAGAAAAGaataatcaatgttcatgccatcaggttggaggagttctattttctttcttcatcccccccccttcccccaccttccttcccccctcacctggtacctggtctcacctatcatctgccagcttgtgttccttcccctcctcccaccttcttattctggcatcttccttcttcctttccaggcctgatgaagggtctcagctcgaaaagtcagctgtttatttccctccatagatgctgtctgacttgctgagtccctccaacattttgtgtgtgttggtaagGTTTCCAGCAACTGCACTCATCTTCCTTTTGATACAGGACGGCTCGCAACCCCTGATTGCAGCCATCAATGTGGAGAATAAATGGTTGTGCGATGTCTGGGAATCCCAGCACAGATGGATgtactcagcagtcaggcaactTCTCCAAAGTTTCTTGATGTGTCTCTGTCCAAGTGATTGGTTTGCAAGAGGGCACACAGTTCCTCTTCTTACTTGTCTTTCTGATACTACCTCTACTGGTCACTGTCATCTCTGCTTTTTAACATGTCACAGAGGGGCGTCACAATTTGAGAGAGATCTTTAGCGTACTGCCAACAGTAACTCAATAGACCCATAATCTTTCTCAGTTCTCTCACTGTGCCTGGCCTCTTCTCTTTTAGTGCTGTTGCTGTTACCGTGTACACAGGATCCATCCAatttcctccaagccaatgtccAGGACTGaccaacagttaccagaaacatttggttgaagttattgctgtacaagggggtcaaaCCAGTTACTGTGAGCAAAGGTTCacctactttttccaacaaatacatgtaatattgggtaatttttctcaaaaaaaaaattaacaagtacaaatttttttgtgttatttatttaattgtgttttctttatctaattttaggacttacatgatcacatttaggtcatatttatgcagaaatagagaaaattctacagggttcacaaactttctagcaccgctGTACTAAGCCAAATCCCctatgttttgtaggattttctgctcacaGGTCGTAATGCAGCCGGTCAGCACACTTTCaagcacacatctatagaagcttgtcaaggtttctgatgacatgccaaacctccacagactcctaaggaagtagaggcgctgtcgtgctttctttgcatctACACTTATATGAAtccaatcctgattctgatttattattTGAACTGGATTTTTAACTACCTTGTATCCTTTCCTCATAGTTTAGGTGCTTTAATTTAAGCATCAGATTGTATGTTCTTCACTGCAGCACTTCCAATACCTGGATAATCCTTACTGGAGCAGGCACTGTGCTCCATCCAGCTCTGGTAATATAGCTGCCTGATTTGTGATACATATCCCAAGAGTCAGTTGACTTTATGCAGCATTGCAGTACATTTCCTTCTATTATTCTTATTCATAGATTCAATTTATAAATATTGTTGAATAACAAAGTCTGTACTGCTCTAAAGATTTTGATTCTAGAGAGCCGAGgatctattttcactttattTCACAATGAAAAGTGATTAAATTATACCTAGGAACATTTCACAATTAAGATGGTTAATGCAGAAATGCTTTGCTTACCCTTATTGTAATATCCAGATGTTTTATTTGCAATGTTTAGGTGGATGCTCACAATATTGTACCTTGCTGGGTAGCTTCAAATAAACAAGAGTACAGTGCCAGAACAATCAGAGGGAAAATTCATGACAAGCTCCCACAGTTCCTGACCGATTTTCCTCCAGTTATCCGACATCCTTATAACTCTCCTCAGAAGGTCCAGGTTAGTATCATAGAATGATTCATCCAGAACCTTATCGACTTAGTTTAACATTACAAAGTATACGCTAATGGCTTAATTCTTCAAAAGGAATGGTGTTCATATGAGGAAGCTTTGTACAGATTTATACCTACTGTTGTCAGAGGGACCAGTACTGAGTTTCTGCATAGATATCAGTAAATTGGTCTTCACTGAAAACTAATAAACAATTGCTTCCTTTTTGTTAAAGATTTAAAATTGCTGGCTGATTATTTCTTGTAATGGCCATCTGCAAATCCTTCAACCTTGATCAAACTACATTTGGATTTCTACAATTTTTCCTTGGGCTAAGAGCACAGTTGTTCATTGACAACATAAAACTCATTTTGAGAATGGAATTCTTTTTCATGCCAATGACTACCAGGCAAGAATTGTAGCACTTCTGATCAGATGTTGCTATAAGATCATTGAAATTTTTCCTTTTCAACTGACAAAAAATTAGTTTTCTGATTCTAATGCAAGTTTAAGTCTAGATTTATAATCTTCATGAAAGAAACAATGATTTGTTATCTACTCATTTGCATCCGATTTCCTGTTGTTTAACAAGGATTATAGAATTACAATATCTGTCATTTGTGTAGTGGGTTTATTTGATCTCTCTTACTTGAGTCATCTGATTATCATTCTAGATCATTGACTGGGATGCAGTCTGCGCAAACTTTCAAGTGGATCGCACAGTTCAGCAAGTTGACTGGGCAAAAGCAGGAACTACAGCAGGTCTAACAAAGCTAGAGTCATTCATTAAGGGAAACCTGAAGCACTTCGGTACAGACAGAAACAACCCAAACAAGGCCGCCTTAAGTAATATGTCACCATGGTTTCACTTTGGTGAGTGTCTTTGAAGCATTTAAGATCAGGAATTCAGGACCACGCAGATGTTTCTGGAAATACTGTAATACTGTATGGAGCTCAGAAGATACACAGACATTGCAATGGAAGAGAACTTAAGGCGTTATTGTGAAATTTTGTCATTAAGTAAATCCTACAAAATTGACACAATTAGAGATATTCATATTTAAACTGTATTTGAAATATGAACCACTTTTATTTTCATAGTGAGTATATTCATAATATTTGATCAATAAAAAGAATAATAGTAAAATATCACAGTAATGTATCATACATGGCATGATTTGTAAGACTGTTGGAGCCAAAACCCCAAGGAGGCACATCTTGATGAGACATATATTGAAAGAGGTGTTGCATTAATGGAACACAGTGACTGGTCCGCAGATGGAATTTACGGTTAGTTAGGATTAGAACCATGAGAGGGATGTAATGTGGATTTTTATAGCTTATGCCAAGACTGAGAAGCTGTTACGAATTATGACTTTATTTAAAAGGGAGTTGAATAAAACTATAGGAGGAATAGACACAGGAAAAAGGGAAAGAATTCTGATGCTTTATACCATCAAATTTATTTGCACTGATAGAGATTAACTGCATAGAATAGTCTTCAGTGATTCTGTCAAAGTTTTGCCTTTAGCCTAATTTACAATTAGGTAGTTCTGAACTTGTGTCTCCATTGAATCCTGTTCTCCTTTTACAGGTCAAGTTTCAGTTCAGCGGGCAGTCCTTGAGATAAAGAAGTTCCGCAACAAGTTTAAAGAGAGTGTAGACAGCTACATTGAAGAAGCTGTGGTACGGCGGGAGCTGGCAGACAACTTTTGCTTTTATAATAAAATGTATGACCAGTGTGGAGGTGAGGCTGATGTTGCTACATTTCAGCTTGGGTTGAGCATCAAAAAATTAAGTGCTTGCATTACCCTGGCAGTTTTTGACATTTAAATCTTAAATTAAAACTGTTAATTGAATTCAGTTTTAGTTGAATATCTGTATTCTGCCAATCTGTGgaatcatttttattttgattttcttgTCAGCATTATATGCTGCTGACAAAATGAGTAAGTATTAAGTTCCCAGTCCACCCCATGTAGTAACTTGATTGCATCTCTCCAAATTAATCACACTATGTTTTATGCCAGTAAATGTACTTTAAAATGCATCTCTTTTGCTCTATTTAATCTCTTCGACTTTGGAACTATTAAAAGTTTGGGAAAGCAATCATTTTTCATCTCTGATAAATGATTTTCCAAACATAAAGGACCACAAAACTGAAAATGAACTTTGGAACAGCAGTTTTTATCTTGACCACGCCCAACCTTAATTTTTTACTTGAATTATTTGCTTCTCAGGTGCCTCAGAGTGGGCACAGAAAACTCTGAAATTGCACAGTAGTGACAAGCGGCCGTACCTTTACACCCTAAAACAGCTGGAGGATGGGGAAACACACGATACCTTGTGGAATGCTGCACAGGTAAACAGATACACTTTGTTCCACAGCTTTACGTTTTGGGCACGGATGCACGTCAGTGAGTTCTGAGAATCTGAAATAGCCATAAGCGTACATTTTCCGATGTTTTACTGAAGTCAGATTTTTGAGGATGCTCACAATGTGAAAAGCCGTTCGGCTCATCCTGATTAATTCATACAGAATGAATACACGCTCCTTTTTTCCTGTACTTGCCACCATCTTGCTGGGATTTGTTTCCCCGTGGATTTTAGCTGCAACGTCTGTTTTCTGTAGCTTCAGATGGTCTATGAAGGGAAAATGCACGGTTTTTTACGAATGTATTGGGCTAAGAAGATCTTGGAGTGGACCTCTTCACCTGAGGAAGCACTGACGTTCGCCATCTATCTGAACGATCGTTACCAACTTGATGGATCAGATCCAAACGGATATGTGGGTGAGCTCAAAACTGGCATGCATTATCTAATAAGTGATACCTAGAACCGTGTACAAAGTCTGCAGTGTATGAGTGGATGATTTTGTAGCT
Protein-coding regions in this window:
- the cpdp gene encoding CPD photolyase, encoding MSSKGKRPSKKSVDEMKGFDHEQKNEESNEKAIEFPTSSKTLMEPNHGDLSEKEKLNDPARRKRIGKNCEPGQIQKELSYPYKNKSRKVEDQISSPARENMLESIKKSRLSTAISVEEFSYNKNRVRLLSKADRIQDNCQGISYWMSRDQRVQDNWAFLYAQLLALEHKHPIHVVFCLVPKCPDATIRQFGFMLKGLQEVAEECQMLNIAFHLLTGFPKDVLPAFVKEHNIGAVVVDFSPLRLSLQWIEEVKNKLPKDLLFVQVDAHNIVPCWVASNKQEYSARTIRGKIHDKLPQFLTDFPPVIRHPYNSPQKVQIIDWDAVCANFQVDRTVQQVDWAKAGTTAGLTKLESFIKGNLKHFGTDRNNPNKAALSNMSPWFHFGQVSVQRAVLEIKKFRNKFKESVDSYIEEAVVRRELADNFCFYNKMYDQCGGASEWAQKTLKLHSSDKRPYLYTLKQLEDGETHDTLWNAAQLQMVYEGKMHGFLRMYWAKKILEWTSSPEEALTFAIYLNDRYQLDGSDPNGYVGCMWSICGIHDQGWAERPIFGKIRYMNFNGCKRKFDVVQYQQKYNRKKFTKTI